A genome region from Calliopsis andreniformis isolate RMS-2024a chromosome 2, iyCalAndr_principal, whole genome shotgun sequence includes the following:
- the Emc gene encoding basic helix-loop-helix domain-containing extra-macrochaetae: MKAMVVSPVGGRVPPSRGVLHNSLGINGTRRDLEAEEVAAYLTKLRSLVPDMPRKRKLSKLEVIQRVIEYICDLQTTLEETNVHHESDVTKTTPRQPLQPLLNVTTTAPTTTTTSTTTTMTGLVAER, encoded by the coding sequence ATGAAAGCGATGGTAGTGAGCCCTGTGGGCGGCAGAGTTCCGCCGAGTCGAGGTGTCCTGCACAATAGTTTGGGAATCAATGGAACTCGTCGCGACCTCGAGGCGGAGGAGGTGGCTGCTTACCTGACGAAGCTGAGGTCCTTGGTTCCAGACATGCCGAGGAAACGGAAGCTGTCCAAGCTCGAAGTTATCCAGAGGGTGATCGAGTATATCTGTGACCTGCAGACTACTCTAGAGGAGACTAACGTGCACCACGAGTCGGACGTCACGAAGACCACGCCGCGGCAGCCTCTACAGCCGCTATTGAACGTCACGACGACGGCGCCAACGACAACCACCACGTCCACGACGACCACGATGACGGGGCTGGTGGCGGAACGGTGA